A window of Acinonyx jubatus isolate Ajub_Pintada_27869175 chromosome E4, VMU_Ajub_asm_v1.0, whole genome shotgun sequence contains these coding sequences:
- the IL20 gene encoding interleukin-20, producing the protein MGQTVQTQTKLLSFTRGHLGKACPWTELASSDMTLGKSVSHALSFEFLAPVVFRFWHKMKASGLPICLLSAVFYLFWTPSAGLKTLHLGSCVITTNLQAMRNGFSEIRDSVQAKDEITDIRILRKTESLQDTKPADQCCLLRHVLRLYLDRVFKNYQTPDHHILRKTSSLANSFLTIKKELRLCHAHMTCPCGEEAAEKYSQILSHFEEVYAIWASVGMGVFLELRSQLGGIDIHTGRNPVVLNNCPLRSCGPSLCFNPGDTHPGSRRVLSLEDALGLKRGWP; encoded by the exons ATGGGCCAGACCGTCCAAACCCAGACAAAGCTATTGAGTTTCACAAGGGGACACCTGGGGAAAGCATGTCCCTGGACTGAATTGGCTTCTTCAGACATGACATTGGGAAAATCAGTAAGTCATGCTCTTTCCTTTGAATTCCTAGCTCCTGTGGTCTTCAGATTCTGGCACAAGATGAAAGCGTCTGGTCTTCCcatctgccttctctctgctgtGTTTTATCTCTTCTGGACACCTTCTGCTGGGCTGAAGACACTCCATTTGGGAAGTTGTGTGATCACCACAAACCTTCAGGCAATGCGAAATGGGTTTTCTGAGATACGGGACAGTGTG CAAGCCAAAGATGAAATCACTGACATCAGAATCTTGAGGAAGACTGAGTCTTTGCAAGACACCAAG CCTGCAGATCAGTGCTGCCTCCTCCGCCATGTACTGAGACTGTACCTGGACAGGGTTTTCAAAAACTATCAGACGCCTGACCACCATATCCTCCGGAAGACCAGCAGTCTTGCCAACTCTTTTCTTACCATCAAGAAGGAACTCCGGCTCTGC CATGCCCACATGACATGCCCTTGTGGGGAGGAAGCAGCGGAGAAATACAGCCAGATTCTGAGTCACTTCGAAGAGGTATATGCAATTTGGGCCTCAGTAGGGATGGGTGTGTTTTTAGAACTGAGATCACAACTGGGTGGGATAGACATTCATACCGGTAGAAATCCTGTAGTCCTCAACAATTGCCCTCTGAGGTCATGTGGACCATCCCTCTGCTTTAACCCAGGGGACACCCATCCAGGCTCTAGAAGGGTGTTGTCTCTGGAAGACGCTCTGGGATTAAAGAGGGGATGGCCTTAA
- the IL24 gene encoding interleukin-24 translates to MGFPGLRTSLLCLSLILHLWSQGPGIQGQEFQFGPCRVEGVVLQELWEAFWAMKDIVQAKDNITNVRLLRKEVLQNVSNAESCYLIRALLKFYLNTVFKNYQDKAADFRVRKSFSTLANNFVVIVSKLQPSQENEMFSVSDSARRRFLLFQRAFKQLDIEAAQTKAFGEVDILLTWMEKFYQL, encoded by the exons ATGGGCTTTCCAGGGCTGAGGacttccctcctctgcctgaGTCTGATCCTACATCTTTGGAGCCAGGGGCCAGGCATCCAGGGCCAAGAGTTCCAATTCGGACCCTGCCGGGTGGAGGGAGTCGTCCTCCAGGAACTGTGGGAGGCCTTCTGGGCCATGAAGGACATTGTG CAAGCTAAGGATAACATCACGAATGTCCGGCTACTACGGAAGGAGGTTCTGCAGAACGTCTCG AACGCTGAGAGCTGTTACCTTATCCGTGCCCTGCTGAAGTTCTACTTGAATACCGTTTTCAAAAACTACCAGGATAAGGCAGCTGACTTCAGGGTCCGGAAGTCATTCTCCACTCTGGCCAACAACTTCGTAGTCATCGTGTCAAAACTACAGCCCAGT CAGGAAAATGAGATGTTTTCTGTCAGTGACAGTGCACGCAGGCGGTTTCTGCTGTTCCAGAGAGCATTTAAACAG TTGGACATAGAAGCGGCCCAGACCAAAGCCTTTGGAGAAGTGGACATTCTCTTGACCTGGATGGAAAAATTCTACCAGCTCTGA